In the genome of Acidobacteriota bacterium, one region contains:
- the tolQ gene encoding protein TolQ: MAIFVGGEIVNLILQSGPVAKLVLVILLLFSLLSWAIILSKWASIRRARAQSGRFVRMFRKSQRLQDVAAVADQFRPSPLVTVFEYGYEEYRRQTAGNPGGQIRSLAAIQRATQIAASEELTRLERSLPLLATTGAVTPFIGLFGTVWGIIDAFHGLGTAGAATLRAVAPGISEALVTTAAGLFSAIPAVIAYNAFSHSLREFGARMDDFAAEFLNTVERGPEAR; the protein is encoded by the coding sequence ATGGCAATCTTCGTCGGCGGCGAGATCGTAAACCTCATCCTGCAAAGCGGCCCAGTCGCAAAACTGGTCCTGGTCATCCTGCTTCTCTTCAGCCTGCTGTCGTGGGCGATCATCCTATCGAAATGGGCATCGATCCGGCGGGCGCGCGCGCAGAGCGGGCGGTTCGTGCGCATGTTCCGCAAATCGCAGCGCCTGCAGGATGTCGCAGCGGTGGCCGACCAGTTCCGTCCCAGCCCGCTGGTGACGGTCTTCGAATATGGTTACGAAGAGTATCGGCGGCAGACGGCCGGCAATCCGGGCGGACAGATACGCAGCCTCGCGGCCATCCAGCGCGCGACGCAGATCGCGGCCTCGGAAGAATTGACGCGCCTGGAAAGGAGCTTGCCGCTGCTCGCCACCACCGGCGCGGTCACGCCGTTCATCGGACTGTTCGGCACAGTGTGGGGGATCATCGACGCCTTCCACGGTCTGGGCACCGCAGGCGCGGCAACGCTGCGCGCGGTCGCGCCCGGCATCTCCGAGGCGCTGGTCACCACCGCCGCCGGATTGTTCTCCGCCATCCCCGCGGTGATCGCTTACAACGCGTTCTCGCATTCCCTGCGCGAGTTTGGCGCGCGCATGGACGACTTTGCCGCCGAGTTCCTCAACACCGTGGAGCGCGGCCCGGAGGCACGCTAG